In the Brevundimonas sp. LM2 genome, AAGACGAAGACGGCCACCATGACGGTCACTGCCAGGACAGCTTTTCCGTAAAGGGTATCCAACATGAAATCGCCCCCGCGCGACTAGGCACGGGGGCGATTATGATTTGAGTCTAACGCGAAGGGAAATCGTGCCCTCGCATTCGGCCCGCTAGATCAGGCGACGCGGACCGTGTGAAGGCCGCGCGTTTCCGATCCGATCGGGGTCTCCCAGTCGTCGGGCTTGTCGAGGCCGCCCGCGTTGTAGACGCCGTAACCCTGGCGGCGGTGGTCCTTCTGCAGCTCGGCATGGCAGGCCACGATGGCCTCACGAGCCGTGGACAGGGCCGCGATCGTTTCGATGGCCTTGGCCTGAGCGACCGCGCCCGAGACGGGCGAGACCTTCAGAAGCGTGCGGGCCCCGATCATGGACTGCACGAGCGTGGTGGAGGCCGTGATGGCCGCGTCGATCGCCTTTTCGGTGGCGTTGAGATCGCCCGCGACGCTGGTGATGACTTGAGATTTGTCCATATGTAACCCCTGACTGAAACAACAATGTACAAAGGCTTAACACGGCTTCTAGGCCGGCGGTAGTCTTTCATTAACCATATTGATGCGCTGGCCCCGCGCGCCTTCGCCGCCCACCGGGGGCCGATCCTCGGGCTTGTCCAACCCGCCCGCCGCCAGGGTTTCCAGGCCCAGCCGACGCGCCAGGGACGCCAGGACATTGTGCGTGTCGACGATGCTGGAGCGGGCCGAGGTGAGGGCTCCGATCGCTGCGGCGGCACCGTCGAAGGCCCGTTGGCCGGTCACGGCCGAAAGGTAGGCCTGGGCGCGCGCGGTGGGCAACATCGCGGCCAGCTGCGCGGTCTCGCTCAGCGCCAGGTCGATGGCGGCCTCGGCGGCGTACAGGCGCTCGGCCAGGGCCGCGCCGGTGGCATGGTTCGTCATGATCGTTCCCCCGTGGCGGAAGGCCACGCAGAATGCAACCATGAGTTATTCAGGATGGCAAGTCGCGGTTGTCGTCGAGCGAGAAATGCGCCGTCAGGCTGGCGATCGGATGCGCCGGATCCTCCTGCCAGGCCTCGGCCAGGACATGGGCGACGCGGCGGCCGGCACGCGAGATGCGGGCCCGGGCATGGACGTCGCGCGGCTTGCCCGAGCGCAGATAGGCGGTGGTCACCGTGATCGGGCGCGGCAGGTGCAGACGCGGCCACACCAGGGCCATCTGGGCGATGGCCGTCATCTCCAGCAGGGCGGCGGTGGCGCCGCCGTGCAGGGCCGGCAGCATCGGATTGCCGATCAGATGGTCGGCGAAGGGCATGATCACGGTCAGAATTTCGCCCTCCTGCTCGGTCCGCAAACCCAGGAAGCGGGCATAGGGCAGGGTGTCGAGCAGGGCGGTCACGCCGCGTCCTCCGGTGACGCCAGATTGGAGCGGGTCGGGCGACCGTCGCTGGAGTTGATGACATAGGTGGCCTGGGCGGCCGCGACCGGATCGGCGGGGTCGTCCTCGAAGGCCCAGGCGCGCACGAAGCCGATCGTGCGGGTCAGCCTGTAGCACCGGGCCTCGGCCAGCAGATCCACGCGCGGGCGGGCCGCGCGCATATAGTCGACCCGCAGGTCCAGGGTCGCGATGGGCACGTACCGACCCATGGCGACCCAGACGGCCAGACCGCCGACATGATCCAGCATGGTCGTGACCAGCCCGCCCGCGAAGATGTCCGTTTCCGAATCGCCGACCAGATCGGCGCGCCACGGCGTGCGCAGGCGCACGCGATCGCCCTCGACGCCCGCATAGGCGAAGCCCAGGGCATGGGTGTGGGAGGCCCCCGTGGCCAGTTGCGGCAGGATGTCGGTCAGGAACAGATCGCTCATTCGACCGTCCTTATCGGGCGCGGACTGGCGCGCAAGCCCCGCAGCATGCCCATATCGCCCCCATGATCCGACCCGAAGACCTGTTGAGGCCCACGCCGGCCGGGCTGTACTGCCCGCCGGGAGATTTCTACATCGACCCGAACGTCCCGGTCGACCGGGCAGTGGTAACGCACGGTCACGCCGATCACGCGCGCGCCGGCCACGGGGCGGTTCTGGCGACCGACCAGACCCTGGCCATCATGGCGGAGCGCTACGGCGAGGACTTCACCGTGCTGCGCCAGCCCCTGGCCTATGGCGCGACGGCCTCGCACAACGGCGTCGAGATCCGGGTGGTGCCGGCGGGCCATGTGCTGGGCTCGGCCCAGGCGGTGGTGACCTGGCAAGGCCTGACCATGGTGGTGTCGGGCGACTACAAGCGCCGGCGCGACCCGACCTGCCTGCCGTTCGAGCCGGTCCCGTGCCACGTCTTCATCTCGGAGGCGACCTTCGGCCTGCCGGTCTTCACCCATCCGCCGGACGCCGAGGAGGTGGGGCGGCTGGTGCAATCGCTGGGCCAGTTCCCCGAGCGCGCGCACCTGGTGGGGGCCTATGCGCTGGGCA is a window encoding:
- a CDS encoding PaaI family thioesterase encodes the protein MTALLDTLPYARFLGLRTEQEGEILTVIMPFADHLIGNPMLPALHGGATAALLEMTAIAQMALVWPRLHLPRPITVTTAYLRSGKPRDVHARARISRAGRRVAHVLAEAWQEDPAHPIASLTAHFSLDDNRDLPS
- a CDS encoding PaaI family thioesterase, coding for MSDLFLTDILPQLATGASHTHALGFAYAGVEGDRVRLRTPWRADLVGDSETDIFAGGLVTTMLDHVGGLAVWVAMGRYVPIATLDLRVDYMRAARPRVDLLAEARCYRLTRTIGFVRAWAFEDDPADPVAAAQATYVINSSDGRPTRSNLASPEDAA
- a CDS encoding ligase-associated DNA damage response exonuclease is translated as MIRPEDLLRPTPAGLYCPPGDFYIDPNVPVDRAVVTHGHADHARAGHGAVLATDQTLAIMAERYGEDFTVLRQPLAYGATASHNGVEIRVVPAGHVLGSAQAVVTWQGLTMVVSGDYKRRRDPTCLPFEPVPCHVFISEATFGLPVFTHPPDAEEVGRLVQSLGQFPERAHLVGAYALGKAQRVIRLLREAGWERPIYVHGALERLNRLYEREGVDLGPILPATGLKKDALGGEVAIAPPSAIQDRWARRFADPVTAFASGWMLVKARAKQRGVELPLVISDHADWPELIQTFEEVRPEELWITHGREEGLLRWAEINGLRARALRLVGYEDEDEEALADPAEATA